In a genomic window of Leptospira brenneri:
- a CDS encoding ArsR/SmtB family transcription factor, which translates to MVELKKKEQVLDRVFAALADHTRRQMLARLRKGSLSISELAETFTMSFAGVAKHIDVLTEAELVKKVRASHDGRSFRLELQSQTLLEATNWITYHQEFWTNKLAKLEAFLEEKGNETRSPKNRKRN; encoded by the coding sequence ATGGTTGAATTAAAGAAAAAGGAACAAGTTTTAGATAGGGTTTTTGCTGCTCTTGCAGACCACACGAGAAGGCAAATGCTTGCTCGTCTTCGAAAAGGGTCCCTAAGTATCTCTGAACTTGCGGAAACCTTTACGATGTCTTTTGCAGGAGTGGCAAAACATATCGATGTACTGACGGAAGCTGAACTTGTGAAGAAAGTAAGAGCTTCTCATGACGGTAGAAGTTTTCGTTTGGAGTTACAGAGCCAAACACTTTTAGAAGCAACTAATTGGATTACTTATCATCAAGAATTTTGGACAAATAAATTGGCAAAACTGGAAGCTTTTTTAGAGGAGAAGGGAAATGAAACCAGAAGTCCTAAGAATAGAAAAAGAAATTAA
- a CDS encoding SRPBCC family protein, producing MKPEVLRIEKEINADPIKIFRAWLNAEDFALWFLSGEGIEIESVIMDPRPGGKFIINMELDGKILPHEGEYITIDEPNKLVFTWRSHATDNKDTLVTITFEEIKDIISKSGKVGKQKTLVTLVHEELTSEIQVKMHNHGWTNILEGLDQWINSGK from the coding sequence ATGAAACCAGAAGTCCTAAGAATAGAAAAAGAAATTAATGCAGATCCAATAAAAATTTTCAGAGCATGGCTAAATGCGGAAGACTTTGCGCTTTGGTTTTTATCTGGTGAGGGAATTGAAATCGAATCAGTCATTATGGATCCAAGGCCAGGAGGTAAGTTTATAATCAATATGGAACTCGATGGAAAAATTTTACCTCATGAAGGTGAATACATTACTATTGATGAACCTAATAAGTTAGTATTTACATGGCGTTCACATGCAACCGATAACAAAGACACTTTAGTTACGATCACTTTTGAAGAGATAAAAGATATAATATCCAAAAGTGGCAAGGTTGGAAAACAAAAAACTTTGGTGACTTTAGTGCATGAAGAACTGACAAGCGAGATCCAAGTAAAAATGCATAACCATGGTTGGACAAATATTCTAGAAGGTTTGGACCAATGGATAAATTCGGGTAAGTAA